A DNA window from Desulfofundulus luciae contains the following coding sequences:
- a CDS encoding sigma-54 interaction domain-containing protein codes for MSRLDQVKEDCQRAAEAIAAALGVEVEVIDLDLVRVAGTGKVRNDVGSRLLRGLVNKHVLKTSQPIFIKEAGYHSICMSCPLTGSCFYKASIVYPIIAEQNVIGTISLIAFSDEQKVTLLTRTESLMEFIGRMADLIAAKVLETEAMTEKMIMASQVNAVMDAVDEGVIAIDSEGVVTHFNLSAERMFNIPKNEILQHNLEEHLAGLPLLSALREPGGFTSRECFVQARGRRLHLLVTARPIMGSDGRPVGVVASARDFKETQKLAYEIMSAQKVFTFDDIIGESRAIKELKARAAKIAGSHSTVLITGESGTGKEIFARAIHAASPRKNKPFVAINCGAIPETLLESELFGYEEGAFTGARKGGKPGKFELANHGTIFLDEIGNMSLYLQAKLLRVLQERQVERVGGNRLIPVDIRIIAATNSNLEEMIAKGRFRDDLYYRLSVIPLYIPPLRERPEDIKLLLEYYREHYNNLLGKNIRGYTSRAERACLAYSWPGNVRELINAVEYAVNLEEGDLIDTGSLPRSVQEGGHRMAEIPGRESRWVTLEQMEKEAIISALEHFGWNEQGKTKAARALGISRATIYRKIAKYNLLPPATREETLTRER; via the coding sequence GTGTCCAGACTGGATCAGGTAAAAGAAGACTGCCAGCGGGCAGCCGAAGCCATAGCCGCCGCCCTGGGGGTCGAGGTCGAGGTGATCGACCTCGACCTGGTGCGGGTGGCCGGCACGGGCAAGGTGCGCAACGACGTGGGCTCCCGCCTCCTGCGGGGGCTGGTGAACAAACACGTGCTCAAGACCAGCCAGCCCATTTTCATCAAGGAGGCGGGCTACCACTCCATTTGCATGTCCTGCCCACTTACGGGAAGCTGTTTTTACAAAGCTTCCATCGTTTACCCCATCATTGCGGAACAGAATGTCATCGGCACTATCAGCCTGATTGCCTTTAGCGACGAGCAAAAAGTAACCCTGCTTACCCGCACCGAATCCCTGATGGAATTTATCGGGCGCATGGCCGATCTGATTGCAGCCAAGGTCCTGGAAACCGAGGCCATGACCGAGAAAATGATCATGGCCAGCCAGGTCAACGCGGTCATGGATGCGGTGGATGAAGGGGTCATTGCCATTGACAGTGAAGGGGTGGTGACCCACTTCAACCTCTCTGCCGAACGGATGTTTAACATCCCCAAAAACGAAATTCTGCAGCACAACCTGGAAGAACACCTGGCCGGCCTGCCCCTCCTTTCGGCTCTGCGCGAACCGGGGGGGTTTACTTCCCGGGAGTGTTTTGTCCAGGCCAGGGGGCGGCGGCTGCATCTTCTGGTCACGGCCAGGCCAATCATGGGCAGTGACGGCCGTCCCGTAGGAGTGGTGGCCTCGGCCCGGGACTTCAAGGAGACGCAAAAGCTGGCCTATGAGATTATGAGCGCCCAGAAGGTCTTTACCTTTGATGACATCATCGGGGAAAGCCGGGCCATAAAAGAGCTAAAAGCGAGGGCGGCGAAAATTGCCGGCAGCCATTCCACCGTCCTGATCACCGGTGAAAGCGGCACGGGCAAGGAAATTTTTGCCCGGGCCATCCACGCCGCCAGCCCGCGGAAAAACAAGCCCTTTGTGGCCATAAACTGCGGGGCCATACCGGAAACCCTGCTGGAAAGCGAACTGTTCGGCTATGAAGAAGGAGCCTTCACCGGTGCCCGCAAAGGGGGCAAACCGGGCAAGTTTGAGCTGGCCAATCACGGGACCATTTTCCTGGACGAAATCGGGAACATGTCCCTCTACCTGCAGGCGAAACTTTTACGGGTGCTGCAGGAACGCCAGGTGGAACGCGTCGGCGGCAACCGCCTGATCCCGGTGGACATACGCATCATTGCCGCCACCAACAGCAACCTGGAAGAAATGATTGCCAAGGGGCGTTTCCGGGACGACCTGTATTATCGCTTGAGTGTGATTCCCCTCTACATACCCCCTTTACGGGAAAGGCCGGAGGATATCAAGCTGCTCCTGGAATACTACCGGGAGCACTATAACAACCTCCTGGGCAAGAATATCCGGGGCTATACTTCCCGGGCGGAACGGGCCTGCCTTGCCTATAGCTGGCCGGGAAATGTGCGGGAACTCATCAACGCCGTAGAGTATGCCGTAAACCTGGAAGAAGGCGACCTGATCGATACCGGCAGCCTGCCCCGTTCGGTACAGGAGGGCGGTCACCGCATGGCAGAAATCCCCGGCCGCGAAAGCCGCTGGGTTACTTTAGAGCAGATGGAAAAGGAGGCCATCATCAGCGCCCTGGAGCATTTCGGCTGGAACGAACAGGGAAAAACAAAAGCTGCCCGGGCACTGGGCATTAGCCGGGCGACCATCTACCGCAAAATTGCCAAATATAACCTTCTCCCCCCCGCAACCCGGGAAGAAACTCTCACCAGGGAACGTTAA